Proteins co-encoded in one Streptococcus parauberis NCFD 2020 genomic window:
- a CDS encoding undecaprenyl-diphosphate phosphatase: MLFVELLKAIFYGIVEGITEWLPISSTGHLILVEEFVKLNQSAAFMEMFNVVIQLGAILAVIVRYFNRLNPFQPGKSKQEVQLTWQLWAKVIVAILPVVIIGLPFDNWFNAHFYNFITVALMLIVYGVAFIWVEKQHKNVEPEVTSLAKMSYKTALFIGLFQVLSIIPGTSRSGATILGGIIMGTSRTVATEFTFFLGIPVMFGASLLKVLKFFLKGNVLGFGSILILLVASLTAFLVSLLAIKFLTDYVKKHDFTAFGKYRIGLGIILVIYFIFTLIF; this comes from the coding sequence ATGTTGTTTGTTGAATTATTAAAAGCCATTTTCTATGGTATTGTAGAAGGTATCACAGAATGGTTACCAATTTCTAGTACAGGTCATTTAATTTTAGTTGAAGAGTTTGTCAAACTAAATCAAAGTGCTGCCTTTATGGAAATGTTTAATGTTGTTATCCAATTGGGAGCGATTTTAGCCGTTATTGTTAGATACTTTAATCGCCTTAATCCTTTCCAACCAGGAAAAAGTAAACAAGAAGTTCAGTTAACTTGGCAATTGTGGGCAAAAGTAATAGTTGCTATTTTGCCAGTTGTGATTATTGGTTTGCCTTTTGATAATTGGTTTAATGCTCATTTTTATAATTTTATTACTGTAGCTTTAATGTTAATTGTTTATGGGGTAGCCTTTATTTGGGTTGAAAAACAACATAAAAATGTTGAACCTGAAGTAACAAGTTTGGCTAAAATGTCATATAAAACAGCACTCTTCATTGGCCTCTTTCAAGTCTTGAGTATAATCCCAGGAACAAGTCGATCAGGGGCAACTATTCTTGGTGGTATAATAATGGGGACGAGTCGTACTGTTGCCACAGAATTTACCTTTTTCTTAGGAATCCCGGTAATGTTTGGTGCTAGTTTATTAAAAGTCTTGAAGTTTTTCTTAAAAGGGAATGTCCTTGGATTCGGTTCAATTTTAATCCTTTTAGTTGCTAGTCTAACAGCTTTTCTAGTCAGTCTCCTTGCTATTAAATTTTTGACTGACTATGTTAAGAAACATGACTTTACAGCCTTTGGAAAATACCGAATTGGTTTAGGTATCATACTAGTTATTTATTTTATTTTTACATTAATTTTTTAA
- a CDS encoding DUF2207 domain-containing protein translates to MKKLIFVFCFIVSFLSIQVSANDIRYRIPSYKGELTINEDNSAQFKEEVDFIFSSEFGGQYVSLGSSGRVPNGFIIDNNPKVNVYKNGKPVQVNTQMFELGDGLKLKVYNPGQETDRVKIIIVWHLNQILYKYDDVAVLNWIPISDWDQPIKKATFTVKTQKDSKFHQLNVHRGYFDSNTVEQEGDVFKTVSYDVKNQLELHGAWDSSIVNAPVIHQNYKDNFLKIEDNISAYTRKVQNFFRYQLFLIISGLLALSLLIRSLINRSLFRYKTDSDAQFYGLPGDMTPLMVADSIYNLNLNKLSPLNRERFTDDVSFENLLQATLLDLVDRKVLKIKEEGANPTISISSRNNVSDYEEKFLQMAFGTETKLKIQDLFSRYLFDTNISEKLKGTYSGKELENQVRNRGNRQVQLLKNALNDITESVKKGSGPLAKEHYRDMSTTESFWLVISKTILFVSIFILLLSIYYLMNLTQYNLAMFYLIAILVLVVVAYFFHKKDRHFKLQGILTEKGKMDREVWDDFRRMLKDINRFDQAEVESLIVWNRILVYATLFGYADQVEKYMNLHDINIQNTELGQHYYTFAPYSFGAINNIGSSGLAATQASNFSVSNGTSNGGGFSSGGFSGGGGGGGGGAF, encoded by the coding sequence GTGAAAAAATTAATTTTTGTTTTTTGTTTCATTGTCTCATTTCTTTCCATTCAAGTTAGTGCAAACGATATTCGCTATCGAATTCCATCATATAAAGGTGAATTAACAATAAATGAGGATAATTCTGCCCAATTTAAAGAAGAAGTAGACTTTATCTTTAGTTCAGAATTTGGAGGACAATATGTCAGTTTAGGAAGTTCAGGAAGAGTTCCTAATGGTTTCATAATTGATAATAACCCCAAAGTAAATGTCTATAAAAATGGTAAACCAGTTCAAGTAAATACACAAATGTTTGAATTGGGTGATGGACTAAAGCTTAAAGTTTATAATCCTGGTCAAGAGACAGATCGGGTAAAAATAATAATCGTTTGGCATTTAAATCAGATTCTATATAAATATGATGACGTTGCTGTTTTAAATTGGATACCAATCTCGGATTGGGACCAACCAATAAAAAAAGCAACTTTCACAGTAAAAACACAAAAAGATAGTAAATTTCATCAATTAAATGTTCATCGCGGATATTTTGATTCAAATACTGTTGAACAAGAAGGAGATGTTTTTAAAACTGTTTCTTATGATGTAAAAAATCAGTTAGAGTTGCATGGTGCATGGGATTCTTCAATTGTTAATGCGCCTGTCATTCATCAAAATTATAAGGATAACTTTCTCAAAATAGAAGATAATATCAGTGCTTACACCAGAAAAGTACAAAATTTCTTCCGCTATCAGTTATTCTTGATTATTTCAGGATTATTAGCACTATCTCTTCTCATCAGATCTTTGATTAATCGTTCCTTGTTTCGTTACAAAACGGATAGTGATGCACAATTCTATGGTTTACCTGGAGATATGACTCCTTTAATGGTTGCTGACAGTATTTACAATTTGAATTTAAATAAGTTGAGTCCTCTCAACAGAGAGCGTTTTACAGATGATGTTAGTTTTGAGAATTTACTTCAAGCTACTTTACTAGACTTAGTAGATCGAAAAGTACTTAAGATTAAAGAGGAAGGTGCAAATCCGACAATTAGTATCTCATCAAGAAATAACGTGTCTGATTATGAAGAAAAATTTTTACAGATGGCTTTTGGTACTGAAACTAAATTAAAGATTCAGGATTTGTTTAGCCGTTACCTCTTTGATACAAATATCTCTGAAAAGCTCAAAGGAACATATTCAGGGAAAGAGTTAGAAAATCAGGTAAGAAATAGAGGAAACAGACAGGTTCAATTACTAAAAAATGCCCTAAATGACATAACTGAATCAGTCAAAAAAGGTTCTGGACCCTTAGCTAAAGAGCATTATAGAGATATGTCGACTACAGAATCTTTCTGGTTAGTGATTAGTAAAACAATCTTATTTGTTAGTATTTTTATTTTACTGCTCAGTATTTATTATTTAATGAATTTAACCCAGTACAATTTAGCAATGTTTTATTTGATTGCAATTCTTGTCTTGGTTGTAGTAGCTTACTTTTTCCACAAAAAGGATCGCCATTTTAAACTTCAGGGAATTTTAACTGAAAAAGGAAAGATGGACCGTGAGGTTTGGGATGATTTCAGAAGAATGTTAAAAGATATCAATCGTTTTGATCAAGCTGAAGTTGAAAGTCTAATTGTATGGAATCGGATTTTAGTTTATGCTACTTTGTTTGGCTATGCTGATCAAGTCGAAAAATACATGAACTTACATGATATTAATATTCAAAATACTGAATTAGGTCAACATTATTATACTTTTGCTCCATACAGTTTTGGCGCCATAAATAATATTGGTAGTTCTGGTTTAGCTGCAACGCAAGCAAGCAATTTCAGCGTTTCAAATGGCACAAGTAATGGTGGTGGATTTTCAAGTGGTGGCTTCTCTGGCGGCGGAGGCGGCGGAGGCGGCGGAGCTTTCTAA
- a CDS encoding ABC transporter substrate-binding protein/permease produces the protein MKKLLYSCLFTLFLLLGGVNSAQADQYLRVGMEAAYAPFNWTQDTNANGAAPIEGTNQYANGYDVQIAQKVAKQMNKKLLVVKTSWTGLIPALTSGKIDMIAAGMSPTEERKKEISFSNSYYTSEPVLVVKSNSKFAKAKSLSDFSGAKITAQQGVWHVNLIPQIKGVKAQTPMGDFSQMRQALSSGVIDGYISERPEAMTAENANASFKMITLKKGNGFTVSESDAAIAVGMRKDDARINEVNTVLAGMNEKERIGLMDRMVTLQPKEKKSTDNAKPNFFEQMWAIAQKNWKQFLRGTGLTILISTIGTVVGLIIGLLIGIYRTAPIAKNKALAILQKIFSVLLNIYIEIFRGTPMIVQAMVIYYGTAQAFGISLDRTLAAIFIVSINTGAYMTEIVRGGILSVDNGQFEAATALGFTHGQTMRKIVIPQVMRNILPATGNEFVINIKDTSVLNVISVVELYFSGNTVATQNYQYFQTFSVIAVIYFILTFTVTRILRYIERRFDEDTYTTAANQIHVEEA, from the coding sequence ATGAAAAAGCTACTATATAGTTGCTTGTTTACCTTATTTCTTCTATTAGGAGGAGTTAATAGTGCACAGGCAGACCAATATCTACGGGTCGGAATGGAAGCCGCCTATGCGCCATTCAACTGGACACAAGATACAAATGCAAATGGTGCTGCTCCAATTGAAGGAACAAATCAGTATGCAAATGGCTATGATGTGCAAATTGCACAAAAAGTTGCCAAGCAAATGAATAAAAAATTACTAGTTGTTAAGACATCATGGACAGGTTTAATTCCTGCATTGACATCTGGTAAAATTGACATGATTGCAGCGGGGATGAGCCCAACTGAAGAACGTAAAAAAGAAATTTCTTTCTCAAACAGCTACTATACAAGTGAGCCCGTTCTAGTGGTTAAGTCAAACAGTAAATTCGCAAAAGCAAAATCATTATCAGATTTCTCTGGAGCAAAAATCACTGCCCAACAAGGGGTTTGGCACGTAAACTTGATCCCTCAAATTAAAGGAGTTAAAGCTCAAACGCCTATGGGAGACTTTTCACAAATGAGGCAGGCCTTATCATCAGGCGTAATTGATGGCTACATTTCCGAGCGTCCTGAAGCAATGACCGCCGAAAACGCTAACGCTTCCTTTAAAATGATTACACTTAAAAAAGGAAATGGCTTTACCGTGTCAGAATCAGATGCTGCTATCGCTGTTGGTATGCGTAAAGATGATGCACGCATTAATGAAGTAAATACTGTTTTAGCAGGAATGAACGAAAAAGAACGTATTGGCTTGATGGATAGAATGGTTACACTTCAACCAAAAGAAAAGAAATCAACTGACAATGCTAAACCTAATTTCTTCGAACAAATGTGGGCTATTGCTCAGAAAAATTGGAAACAATTTCTCCGTGGGACTGGTTTAACTATACTCATTTCAACTATTGGTACTGTTGTTGGTCTAATCATTGGACTTTTAATTGGTATCTATCGGACGGCTCCTATTGCGAAAAATAAAGCACTAGCTATTCTCCAAAAGATTTTCTCAGTCCTCTTGAATATCTACATTGAAATTTTCCGTGGTACGCCAATGATTGTACAAGCAATGGTTATCTATTATGGTACGGCTCAAGCATTTGGTATATCACTTGACCGGACCCTAGCCGCTATTTTTATCGTTTCTATCAATACTGGTGCTTATATGACCGAAATCGTTCGTGGTGGTATCTTATCTGTTGATAATGGACAATTCGAAGCCGCGACAGCTCTTGGATTCACACATGGTCAAACAATGCGTAAAATTGTCATTCCGCAAGTCATGCGTAATATCTTACCAGCCACAGGGAATGAGTTTGTCATCAACATCAAGGATACTTCTGTATTGAATGTTATCTCCGTAGTTGAACTTTACTTCTCTGGTAACACAGTTGCTACACAAAATTATCAATACTTCCAAACATTCTCAGTTATCGCAGTCATTTACTTTATCTTAACATTCACTGTAACACGTATTTTACGTTATATTGAACGTCGATTTGATGAAGATACTTATACGACAGCTGCTAATCAAATCCACGTAGAGGAGGCCTAA
- a CDS encoding amino acid ABC transporter ATP-binding protein, with protein sequence MSDPIIEIKHLKKSYGNNEVLKDISLTVNKGEVISIIGSSGSGKSTLLRSINLLEEPTDGEVLYHGKNVLADNYNLTHYREKLGMVFQSFNLFENLNVLENAIIAQTTVLKRSRSEAEKIAKENLITVGLTEQYWKAKPKQLSGGQKQRVAIARALSVDPEAMLFDEPTSALDPEMVGEVLVTMQELAQSGLTMIIVTHEMDFARDVSDRVIFMDKGVIAEEGTPEQIFENPQQGRTKEFLQRFLK encoded by the coding sequence ATGTCAGATCCAATTATTGAAATTAAACATTTAAAGAAATCTTATGGTAACAATGAAGTCCTCAAAGATATCTCCCTAACTGTTAACAAAGGTGAAGTAATTTCTATCATCGGTTCATCTGGTTCGGGTAAATCTACTTTATTACGTTCAATCAATCTATTAGAAGAACCAACTGACGGAGAAGTACTCTATCATGGAAAAAATGTTCTAGCTGATAATTATAATCTTACGCATTACCGTGAAAAATTGGGAATGGTTTTTCAATCATTTAACCTTTTTGAAAATCTTAATGTCCTTGAGAATGCTATTATCGCTCAAACTACTGTATTAAAACGTAGCCGTAGTGAAGCTGAAAAAATTGCTAAAGAAAATTTAATCACTGTTGGTTTAACTGAACAATACTGGAAAGCAAAACCAAAGCAGTTATCTGGTGGTCAAAAGCAGCGTGTTGCGATTGCTCGTGCACTATCTGTTGATCCTGAAGCTATGCTATTTGATGAACCAACTTCAGCACTCGACCCTGAAATGGTTGGTGAAGTTTTAGTAACCATGCAAGAGTTAGCACAATCTGGTTTAACAATGATAATTGTGACACATGAAATGGATTTTGCCAGAGATGTTTCTGACCGTGTTATCTTCATGGATAAAGGTGTCATTGCTGAAGAAGGGACACCAGAACAAATCTTTGAAAATCCTCAACAAGGCCGAACAAAAGAGTTTTTACAACGCTTCTTAAAATAA
- a CDS encoding putative metal homeostasis protein, whose translation MAEKTDLASAYRRLKSPNIKTKKRALKIIHEHKRSGKK comes from the coding sequence ATGGCAGAAAAAACTGACTTGGCGTCTGCATATCGTAGGCTAAAAAGTCCAAATATTAAAACTAAAAAACGTGCTCTTAAAATCATTCATGAGCACAAACGATCTGGTAAAAAATAA
- a CDS encoding SPFH domain-containing protein produces MLFTLIFTIILVIIILSVIVSTLYVVKQQTVAIVERFGKYQKTSTSGIHIRLPFGIDKIAARVQLRLLQTEIIVETKTKDNVFVTLNIATQYRVNEQNVTDAYYKLMKPEAQIKSYIEDALRSSVPKLTLDELFEKKDEIALEVQHQVAEEMSTYGYIIVKTLITKVEPDAEVKQSMNEINAAQRKRVAAQELAEADKIKIVTAASAEAEKDRLHGVGIAQQRKAIVDGLAESIQELKEANISLNEEQIMSILLTNQYLDTLNTFAAKGNQTLFLPNTPNGVDDIRTQILSALKTK; encoded by the coding sequence ATGTTGTTCACTTTAATATTTACTATTATTTTAGTAATCATTATATTGTCAGTTATTGTTAGTACTCTTTATGTGGTCAAGCAACAAACAGTTGCTATTGTTGAACGGTTTGGGAAGTATCAAAAAACATCAACAAGTGGTATTCATATTCGCTTACCTTTTGGGATTGATAAGATTGCTGCGCGTGTCCAATTACGTCTCCTACAAACAGAAATTATTGTTGAAACTAAGACTAAGGATAACGTGTTCGTTACCTTGAATATTGCAACACAATACCGTGTTAATGAACAAAATGTAACTGATGCCTACTATAAATTGATGAAACCTGAAGCACAGATTAAGTCTTATATAGAAGATGCCCTTCGTTCATCAGTTCCCAAATTAACTTTGGATGAATTGTTCGAGAAAAAAGATGAAATTGCCTTAGAAGTTCAACACCAAGTGGCAGAAGAAATGTCAACTTACGGTTATATTATTGTTAAAACGTTGATTACTAAAGTTGAACCAGATGCTGAAGTTAAACAATCAATGAATGAAATCAATGCTGCTCAACGTAAACGTGTTGCGGCACAAGAATTAGCTGAAGCAGATAAAATTAAAATTGTTACAGCAGCCTCTGCAGAGGCTGAAAAAGATCGCTTGCACGGTGTTGGTATTGCCCAACAACGTAAAGCGATTGTTGATGGGCTAGCTGAGTCTATCCAAGAATTAAAAGAAGCAAATATTAGTCTAAATGAAGAACAAATCATGTCAATTCTGTTGACTAACCAATATTTAGACACATTAAATACCTTTGCTGCAAAAGGTAACCAAACCTTGTTCTTACCAAATACTCCAAATGGTGTAGATGATATTCGTACACAAATTTTATCAGCACTTAAAACAAAATAA
- a CDS encoding DAK2 domain-containing protein, with the protein MSKITTSLFQEMVQAAATRLGNQAEYVNSLNVFPVPDGDTGTNMGMTMDNGAKEVADKPASTVGEVGQILSKGLLMGARGNSGVITSQLFRGFGQSIKGKVELDGKDLALAFQSGVEVAYKAVMKPVEGTILTVSRGAASAALKKSESTDDVVEVMASALKGAKRALAKTPDMLPVLKEVGVVDSGGQGLVYIYEGFMSALNGDYVASEDYVATPANMSEMINTEHHKAVIGHVATEDITYGYCTEIMVALKQGPTYVKEFNYEEFQGYLSQLGDSLLVVNDDEIVKVHVHTEDPGLVMQEGLKYGALVKIKVDNMRSQHDAQVVKTDQESKKAEAKELAIISVVAGDGLADIFKAQGVDYIISGGQTMNPSTEDIVKAIEAVNAKQVIILPNNKNIFMAAQSAAEVVDIPAAVVETKTVPQGFTSLLAFDPSQSLDENVAAMTASLSEVVSGSLTLAVRDTSIDGLEIHENDFLGMVDGKIVVSVNDMEEAMKATFEHMIDEDSEIVTIFVGEGGKQELAEELASYLEDKHEDVEVEIHQGDQPVYPYLMSAE; encoded by the coding sequence GTGTCTAAAATAACAACAAGCTTATTCCAAGAAATGGTCCAAGCAGCAGCAACTCGTTTAGGAAATCAAGCAGAATATGTCAATTCTTTAAATGTCTTTCCTGTACCAGATGGTGATACAGGTACTAATATGGGCATGACTATGGATAATGGCGCAAAAGAAGTAGCTGATAAACCTGCTTCAACAGTAGGTGAAGTAGGTCAAATTTTGTCTAAGGGTCTACTTATGGGTGCACGTGGTAACTCAGGAGTTATTACATCGCAATTATTCCGTGGTTTTGGTCAAAGTATCAAAGGTAAAGTAGAACTAGATGGTAAAGATTTAGCACTCGCTTTTCAATCTGGTGTTGAAGTTGCCTATAAAGCTGTAATGAAACCCGTAGAAGGAACGATTCTTACTGTTTCTCGTGGTGCAGCCTCTGCCGCATTGAAAAAATCAGAATCAACTGATGATGTTGTTGAAGTCATGGCTTCAGCTTTAAAAGGAGCTAAACGTGCTTTAGCTAAAACACCGGACATGCTTCCTGTTCTTAAAGAAGTTGGTGTTGTTGATTCAGGTGGTCAAGGTTTGGTCTATATTTATGAAGGCTTTATGTCAGCCCTAAATGGTGACTATGTTGCTTCTGAGGACTATGTTGCAACTCCAGCAAACATGTCTGAAATGATTAATACAGAGCATCATAAAGCAGTAATCGGTCATGTTGCCACTGAAGATATCACTTATGGCTACTGTACTGAAATTATGGTTGCTCTTAAACAAGGCCCAACTTATGTAAAAGAATTTAACTATGAAGAATTCCAAGGTTATTTAAGCCAATTGGGTGATTCGTTATTAGTTGTTAACGATGATGAGATTGTTAAAGTCCATGTTCATACAGAAGATCCTGGTTTAGTAATGCAAGAAGGATTGAAGTATGGTGCCCTTGTGAAAATTAAAGTTGATAACATGCGTAGTCAACATGATGCACAGGTTGTCAAAACGGATCAAGAAAGCAAAAAAGCTGAAGCTAAAGAGTTAGCAATTATCTCAGTAGTAGCAGGTGATGGTTTAGCTGACATTTTTAAAGCGCAAGGCGTAGACTATATTATCTCAGGTGGTCAAACTATGAACCCGTCTACTGAGGATATAGTTAAAGCAATTGAAGCTGTAAATGCTAAGCAAGTTATTATCTTACCAAATAACAAAAATATCTTTATGGCTGCTCAATCTGCTGCAGAAGTTGTTGATATACCAGCTGCTGTCGTTGAAACAAAAACTGTTCCTCAAGGCTTTACAAGTCTATTAGCTTTTGACCCTAGTCAATCCTTAGACGAGAATGTAGCAGCTATGACAGCAAGTCTTTCAGAAGTTGTTTCAGGCAGTCTAACTTTAGCAGTTCGTGACACAAGTATTGATGGCTTAGAAATTCATGAAAATGACTTCCTGGGTATGGTTGACGGTAAAATTGTAGTTTCTGTTAATGATATGGAAGAAGCAATGAAAGCTACTTTTGAACATATGATTGATGAAGATAGCGAAATTGTAACTATTTTTGTTGGTGAAGGTGGAAAACAAGAGTTAGCTGAGGAACTTGCCAGTTACCTAGAAGATAAGCATGAAGATGTAGAAGTTGAAATCCATCAAGGGGATCAACCAGTATACCCGTACCTGATGAGTGCCGAATAA
- a CDS encoding Asp23/Gls24 family envelope stress response protein, whose protein sequence is MTVKINTNDGLIELSDDVIATVVGGSATEIFGVVGMASKSALKDNFQSLLRKENYAKGVVVKSTDAGITVDVYTVMSYGVKISEVSKNIQERVKFNLESQLGLSADKVNVYVTNIKVVGEN, encoded by the coding sequence ATGACTGTAAAAATTAATACAAATGATGGTCTCATTGAACTATCCGATGACGTTATTGCAACTGTCGTTGGTGGTTCAGCAACAGAAATCTTTGGCGTTGTTGGTATGGCTAGTAAAAGTGCTCTAAAAGACAATTTTCAATCACTACTTCGCAAAGAAAACTACGCAAAAGGTGTCGTAGTTAAATCAACAGATGCAGGTATTACTGTTGATGTTTATACTGTAATGAGTTACGGTGTAAAAATTAGTGAAGTATCAAAGAATATCCAAGAGCGTGTGAAATTTAACTTAGAAAGCCAATTGGGTCTTTCTGCTGATAAGGTAAATGTCTACGTTACAAATATTAAGGTTGTGGGAGAAAATTAG
- a CDS encoding CsbD family protein — MSEEKFEAKLDQVKGSVKESAGKLTGDKELEAEGKADKVIGKGKELVDAAKDAVKGAINSLKNK, encoded by the coding sequence ATGTCAGAAGAAAAATTCGAAGCAAAATTAGATCAAGTTAAAGGTAGCGTTAAAGAAAGTGCTGGAAAATTAACTGGCGATAAAGAATTAGAGGCTGAAGGTAAAGCTGATAAAGTTATCGGAAAAGGTAAAGAGTTAGTTGATGCTGCTAAAGATGCAGTAAAAGGCGCTATTAATTCTCTAAAAAATAAGTAA
- the rpmB gene encoding 50S ribosomal protein L28, with protein sequence MAKVCYFTGRKTVSGNNRSHAMNQTKRTVKPNLQKVTVLIDGKPKKVWVSARALKSGKVERV encoded by the coding sequence ATGGCTAAAGTATGTTATTTTACAGGTCGTAAAACTGTATCTGGTAACAACCGTTCACACGCTATGAACCAAACTAAACGTACTGTAAAACCAAATCTTCAAAAAGTTACTGTTCTTATTGATGGTAAACCAAAGAAAGTTTGGGTTTCAGCTCGTGCGCTTAAATCTGGTAAAGTAGAACGCGTTTAA
- a CDS encoding class II fructose-bisphosphate aldolase, translating to MAIVSAEKFVQAARENGYAVGGFNTNNLEWTQAILRAAEAKKAPVLIQTSMGAAKYMGGYKVCQSLISNLVESMGITVPVAIHLDHGHYEDALECIEVGYSSIMFDGSHLPVEENLAKTKEVVALAHAKGISVEAEVGTIGGEEDGIIGKGELAPIEDAKAMVETGIDFLAAGIGNIHGPYPANWEGLALDHLEKLAAAVPGFPIVLHGGSGIPDDQIRAAIKLGVAKINVNTESQIAFTEATREFARNYEANEAEYTAKKLFDPRKFLAPGMKAVQAAVEERIDVFGSANKA from the coding sequence ATGGCAATCGTTTCAGCAGAAAAATTTGTACAAGCAGCTCGTGAAAACGGCTACGCTGTTGGTGGATTTAACACTAACAACTTAGAATGGACTCAAGCTATCTTGCGTGCAGCAGAAGCTAAAAAAGCTCCAGTTCTTATCCAAACATCAATGGGTGCTGCGAAATACATGGGTGGTTACAAAGTATGTCAATCACTTATTTCTAACCTTGTAGAATCAATGGGGATCACTGTTCCTGTAGCTATTCACCTTGACCACGGTCATTATGAAGACGCTTTGGAATGTATCGAAGTTGGCTACTCTTCAATCATGTTTGACGGTTCACACCTTCCAGTTGAAGAAAACCTTGCTAAAACTAAAGAAGTTGTTGCTTTAGCTCATGCTAAAGGTATTTCTGTAGAAGCTGAAGTTGGTACTATCGGTGGTGAAGAAGATGGTATCATCGGTAAAGGTGAACTTGCTCCAATCGAAGACGCTAAAGCTATGGTTGAAACTGGAATTGATTTCCTTGCTGCTGGTATTGGTAACATCCATGGTCCATACCCTGCAAACTGGGAAGGTCTTGCTCTTGACCACTTAGAAAAATTAGCAGCAGCAGTACCAGGATTCCCAATCGTATTACACGGTGGATCAGGTATTCCTGACGATCAAATTCGTGCAGCTATCAAACTTGGCGTTGCTAAAATCAACGTTAACACTGAAAGCCAAATCGCATTTACTGAAGCTACTCGTGAATTTGCTCGTAACTACGAAGCAAACGAAGCTGAGTACACTGCTAAAAAATTATTTGACCCACGTAAATTCTTGGCTCCAGGTATGAAAGCAGTTCAAGCAGCAGTTGAAGAACGTATCGATGTATTCGGTTCAGCGAATAAAGCATAA
- a CDS encoding alpha/beta hydrolase has translation MKMIRLSKYFAVLLVLATLISIGASFYFFHVAQVREDKSFINDGPRSKLNPLHQSEIAFDKLKAEKRWMTNRGKRQVAFYLPANQKTNKTVIVVHGFTTNKENMKPYAMLFHDLGYNVLVPDNESHGESQGKLIGFGWNDRKNVIAWSNMLIKDNQESQITLFGLSMGAATVMMASGEQLPTQIHQIIEDCGYSSVWDELKFQAKDMYGLPAFPILYEVSAISKVRAGFTYGEASAVKQLEKNKLPVLFIHGSKDDFVPSNMVYDLYKATRGPKELLIINGAKHAQAYETDMKKYKESVSNFLKENQ, from the coding sequence ATGAAAATGATTCGACTATCAAAGTATTTTGCAGTATTATTAGTACTTGCAACGCTCATTTCAATAGGAGCAAGTTTTTATTTTTTCCATGTTGCACAAGTTAGAGAAGATAAGTCATTCATCAATGACGGACCGCGGTCAAAGCTAAATCCCCTTCATCAATCAGAAATAGCTTTTGATAAATTAAAAGCTGAAAAACGTTGGATGACTAATCGTGGGAAGAGACAAGTTGCTTTTTATTTACCGGCTAATCAGAAAACAAATAAGACAGTTATTGTTGTTCATGGGTTTACAACCAATAAAGAAAACATGAAGCCTTATGCCATGCTTTTTCATGATTTAGGCTATAATGTCTTGGTACCAGACAACGAGTCTCATGGTGAAAGTCAAGGCAAATTAATTGGTTTTGGTTGGAATGATCGTAAAAATGTGATTGCTTGGTCCAATATGCTAATTAAAGATAATCAGGAAAGTCAAATTACTCTTTTTGGTCTCTCGATGGGAGCAGCAACAGTCATGATGGCAAGTGGTGAGCAATTACCAACTCAAATTCACCAAATTATTGAAGACTGCGGCTACTCTAGTGTTTGGGATGAGTTGAAATTTCAAGCTAAAGATATGTATGGATTACCCGCTTTTCCAATTCTCTATGAGGTTTCAGCCATATCAAAAGTGAGGGCTGGCTTTACTTATGGAGAAGCAAGTGCTGTGAAACAGTTAGAGAAAAATAAGTTACCTGTTCTCTTTATTCACGGGTCTAAAGATGATTTCGTCCCTTCTAATATGGTCTATGATTTATACAAGGCAACAAGGGGACCTAAAGAACTCTTAATCATCAATGGGGCTAAACATGCTCAAGCCTATGAAACGGATATGAAAAAATATAAGGAAAGCGTCAGCAATTTTTTGAAAGAAAATCAGTAA